From one Chryseobacterium sp. 3008163 genomic stretch:
- the uxaC gene encoding glucuronate isomerase — MTHSIKNKEVFGESFLLESAKAENLYFGFAKDMPIIDYHNHLEPDVISNNQNFHSPTAIWLDGDHYKWRAMRNFGIDEQFISGNALDLEKFKKWSEVVPYTLRNPLFHWSHLELKNPFGIKEYLSPKNADSVYHQMNDSLQTQDFLPQSIIQNFKVEALCTTDDPSDDLNYHKKLKNSDFKTKVLPAFRPDSYINIINFEQYLSGIKKLENVCGISIQSVSDLLNALQSRINYFEEIGAKVADHGFEYFPDTTKWNIELEIEFSEFLKGNNPTFSNPEALCGYLLRELCKMYAEKCWVQQFHVGATRNNNSEMLRKIGINTGYDAISEQYFAQRLSVLLDELNSAEQLTKTIIYNLNPTFNEVLATLAGNFNEGGIKSKVQFGAAWWFIDQLDGMKKQINTLSNIGLISTFVGMLTDSRSLLSFSRHDYFRRLLCNMFGSEMERGLLPNDEEWVGKIIQDICYYNTKNYFEI; from the coding sequence ATGACTCATTCCATTAAAAATAAAGAAGTTTTCGGAGAATCATTTTTGCTGGAATCGGCAAAGGCAGAAAATCTATATTTCGGCTTTGCGAAAGATATGCCGATTATTGATTACCATAATCATCTTGAGCCCGATGTAATTTCAAATAATCAGAACTTCCATTCTCCAACAGCGATTTGGCTGGATGGTGATCATTACAAATGGCGGGCAATGAGAAATTTCGGAATTGATGAGCAATTCATTTCAGGCAATGCTTTAGACCTTGAAAAATTCAAAAAATGGTCAGAAGTTGTACCGTATACACTTCGTAATCCATTATTTCACTGGAGTCATCTGGAACTCAAAAATCCTTTCGGAATCAAAGAATATCTTTCACCTAAAAATGCAGATTCTGTTTATCATCAGATGAACGATAGTCTACAAACACAAGATTTCTTACCGCAATCTATTATTCAGAATTTCAAAGTGGAAGCACTTTGCACAACAGACGATCCTTCCGATGATTTGAATTATCATAAAAAATTAAAAAACAGCGATTTCAAAACTAAGGTTTTACCTGCTTTCCGTCCCGATTCTTACATCAACATAATCAATTTCGAACAATATTTGTCAGGCATTAAAAAGCTTGAGAATGTTTGCGGAATTTCAATTCAGTCAGTTTCTGATTTGTTGAATGCGCTTCAATCCAGAATCAATTATTTTGAAGAAATCGGGGCTAAAGTTGCCGACCACGGTTTTGAATATTTTCCAGATACTACAAAATGGAATATTGAATTAGAAATCGAATTTTCTGAATTTTTAAAAGGAAATAATCCAACATTCTCCAATCCGGAAGCGTTGTGTGGTTATCTGTTGAGAGAGCTTTGCAAAATGTACGCTGAAAAATGCTGGGTTCAGCAATTTCACGTCGGAGCAACTAGAAATAATAATTCCGAAATGCTCAGAAAAATCGGAATTAATACAGGTTACGATGCCATCAGCGAACAATATTTTGCCCAAAGATTGAGCGTTTTGCTGGACGAACTGAATTCTGCCGAACAACTTACCAAAACCATTATTTATAATCTTAATCCCACTTTCAATGAAGTTCTAGCGACACTTGCCGGGAATTTCAATGAAGGCGGAATTAAATCTAAAGTACAGTTTGGTGCAGCCTGGTGGTTTATCGACCAATTAGACGGAATGAAAAAACAGATAAACACGCTTTCCAACATCGGTCTTATCAGCACATTCGTAGGGATGCTGACCGATTCCCGAAGTCTCCTGTCATTTTCAAGACACGATTATTTCAGAAGACTTTTGTGTAATATGTTCGGCAGCGAGATGGAAAGAGGATTGCTTCCCAATGATGAAGAATGGGTAGGAAAAATCATTCAGGATATTTGTTATTACAACACGAAAAATTATTTTGAAATTTAA